In one window of Juglans regia cultivar Chandler chromosome 3, Walnut 2.0, whole genome shotgun sequence DNA:
- the LOC108984098 gene encoding pentatricopeptide repeat-containing protein At3g09060, with translation MAEFPRSLSPKRVLKLLKAEKNPHSALALFDSATRHPGYAHSPSVFHHILRRLVDRRFIAHVSRVVELIRTQKCQCSEDVALTVIKAYSKNSMADKALAVFQQMDDIFGCKPGIRSYNSLLNALIESRQWDRAESFLAYFETVGVTPNLQTYNILIKISCKKQQFEKAKALLDWIWNKGLKPDVFSYGTLINGLAKAGNPRNALDLFDEMPIRGMEPDVMCYNILIDGFFKKGDFVKAMEIWERLLGASSVYPNVVTYNVMINGLCKCRMFNDCLEIWNRMKKNERHCDLFTYSTLIHGLCEVGNVDGAERVYKEMVESGVSPDVVLYNSMLNGFCRAGKVKEGFELWEMMGKDGCRNVVSYNIFLRGLFDSGKVDEAMSIWELLPEKGCSADSTTYGVLIHGLCKNGYLTKALWILKEAGNGEGDLDAFAYSSVINGLSKEGRLDEVAQVVDQMDTHGCKMNPHVCNALLNWYIRASKLEDAIRIFGEMGAKGFSPTVVSYNILINALCKAERFSEAYSFVKEMLEKGWKPDIITCSSLIDGLFQGNKMDMALNLWHQFLNKAFKPDVTMYNIMIHGLCSAGKVEDALQLYFKMKQWNCIPNLVTHNTLMEGLYKARDCEKASAIWALILKNGLQPDIISYNITLKGLCSCLRISDAIGYLNHALDHGILPTAITWNILVRVVLSNGAST, from the coding sequence ATGGCCGAGTTCCCCAGATCCCTGTCTCCGAAGCGAGTTCTGAAGCTCCTCAAAGCGGAGAAAAACCCTCACTCTGCGCTGGCTCTATTCGACTCAGCGACTCGCCACCCGGGTTACGCTCACTCCCCCAGCGTGTTCCACCATATCCTGCGCCGACTCGTGGACCGGCGATTCATTGCCCACGTGAGTCGGGTCGTCGAACTGATCCGAACCCAGAAATGCCAGTGCTCAGAAGACGTTGCGTTGACGGTGATCAAGGCCTATTCGAAAAACTCTATGGCCGATAAAGCTTTGGCTGTGTTTCAACAAATGGACGATATTTTTGGCTGTAAACCTGGTATAAGATCGTACAACTCCCTTCTCAATGCTTTAATTGAGTCACGCCAGTGGGACCGAGCCGAGTCGTTTTTGGCGTACTTTGAGACGGTTGGTGTGACCCCGAATCTACAAACGTACAATATCTTGATCAAGATTTCGTGTAAAAAGCAGCAGTTTGAGAAGGCAAAGGCGTTGCTGGATTGGATTTGGAACAAGGGTTTGAAGCCTGATGTGTTTAGCTATGGCACTTTGATTAATGGCCTTGCAAAGGCTGGGAATCCACGCAATGCGTTGGACTTGTTCGACGAAATGCCCATCAGAGGGATGGAACCTGATGTTATGTGTTATAACATTTTGATTGATGGGTTTTTCAAGAAAGGAGATTTTGTCAAGGCAATGGAGATTTGGGAGAGGTTATTGGGGGCATCTTCAGTGTATCCAAATGTTGTTACGTATAATGTTATGATCAATGGATTGTGTAAATGTAGGATGTTCAACGATTGTTTGGAAATATGGAATAGGATGAAGAAAAATGAGCGGCATTGCGATTTGTTTACTTACAGTACTTTGATACATGGCTTGTGCGAAGTGGGTAATGTTGATGGGGCTGAAAGAGTTTATAAAGAGATGGTTGAGAGTGGGGTCTCTCCTGACGTGGTATTGTATAATTCAATGCTTAATGGATTTTGTCGAGCAGGGAAGGTTAAGGAGGGATTTGAGTTATGGGAGATGATGGGGAAGGATGGTTGCCGTAATGTTGTCAGTTATAACATATTTCTTAGAGGGTTGTTTGATAGCGGTAAGGTTGATGAAGCAATGTCTATTTGGGAACTCTTGCCGGAGAAGGGTTGCAGTGCAGATTCAACCACTTATGGAGTGTTAATTCATGGGTTGTGTAAGAATGGGTACCTGACCAAGGCTTTATGGATTTTGAAAGAGGCTGGAAATGGGGAAGGTGATCTCGATGCTTTTGCGTATTCCTCGGTTATCAATGGCCTAAGCAAAGAAGGGAGATTAGATGAAGTGGCTCAAGTTGTGGATCAGATGGATACGCATGGCTGTAAAATGAATCCTCATGTTTGCAATGCACTTCTTAATTGGTACATCAGAGCTTCCAAACTTGAGGATGCAATTCGCATTTTTGGGGAAATGGGAGCTAAGGGTTTCTCTCCGACTGTTGTCTCCTATAACATTCTCATAAATGCATTATGCAAAGCTGAAAGATTTAGTGAGGCGTATTCTTTTGTAAAGGAAATGCTGGAGAAGGGCTGGAAGCCAGACATAATCACATGTAGCTCGCTGATAGACGGACTCTTTCAAGGCAATAAAATGGACATGGCCCTCAACTTGTGGCACCAGTTTCTCAACAAAGCTTTCAAACCTGACGTAACTATGTACAACATTATGATTCATGGGCTTTGCTCTGCTGGCAAAGTTGAAGATGCTTTGCAGCTCTATTTCAAGATGAAGCAGTGGAACTGTATTCCAAATCTTGTAACCCACAATACCCTTATGGAGGGGCTTTACAAAGCCCGAGACTGTGAGAAGGCATCAGCGATCTGGGCTCTCATCTTAAAAAATGGGTTACAGCCGGATATCATTTCCTATAATATTACTCTGAAGGGGCTTTGTTCTTGCCTGAGGATATCAGATGCTATTGGGTACTTAAACCATGCTTTGGATCACGGAATTCTTCCAACTGCCATTACATGGAACATACTTGTAAGAGTGGTGCTTAGTAATGGAGCTTCGACATGA
- the LOC108984099 gene encoding uncharacterized protein LOC108984099, with product MVAIKTIQTSFTATKHGIFHKKRPLNTKISFLCLSKPNDDSNSEASSPKGDTRKQELLARIAMLQAQKVRLTDYLDERSAYLSQFGEEANAEFDKIGEDALKGLDEASARIMENIESRMQAFEESSELNRLEIEKNENEVAEFEGQMEKDRNEGLFFKNLRQRTPAEKSEAKEEMEKIKEVTKENAGSKTRRNIYLALIGLIVISIADSFLSSSSDWRKVAVLGAILVALLSQFIYEQRILSETEDK from the exons ATGGTAGCCATCAAAACCATTCAAACCTCTTTCACTGCAACCAAACATGGAATTTTCCACAAAAAAAGACCCCTCAACACAAAGATTTCTTTCCTGTGCCTCAGCAAGCCCAACGATGATTCAAATTCAGAGGCTTCTTCGCCCAAAGGAGATACCCGCAAGCAAGAGCTGCTTGCCAGAATAGCAATGCTTCAGGCTCAGAAAGTCCGTCTCACCGACTACTTGGATGAAAGGTCAGCTTATCTCTCACAGTTTGGCGAAGAAGCCAATGCGGAGTTTGACAAGATTGGAGAAGATGCCCTCAAAGGACTGGATGAAGCTAGTGCCAGG ATAATGGAGAATATAGAGAGCCGCATGCAGGCTTTTGAGGAATCCTCAGAATTGAACAGACTAGAGATTGAGAAGAATGAAAACGAGGTAGCAGAGTTTGAAGGCCAAATGGAGAAAGACCGGAATGAAGGGCTGTTCTTCAAGAACCTGAGGCAAAGGACACCTGCAGAAAAATCAGAAGCAAAAGAGGAAATGGAGAAGATAAAAGAGGTTACTAAAGAGAACGCTGGATCAAAAACCAGGAGGAATATTTACCTCGCATTAATAGGCCTGATAGTCATTAGCATTGCAGATTCTTTCCTGTCCTCTTCTTCTGATTGGCGAAAGGTCGCTGTTCTTGGAGCAATTCTAGTGGCTTTGCTCTCTCAGTTCATCTACGAGCAGAGGATTTTATCAGAAACAGAAGATAAGTAG